A DNA window from Spirochaeta cellobiosiphila DSM 17781 contains the following coding sequences:
- a CDS encoding tetratricopeptide repeat protein has translation MKKSLKTILFLVIGIMLIAGSALTVAYFISKNKVKSPSFLVQIQGIDSLMGQGFFAKAKDQLPELFKAAKNDKEWERILKRTYYIGSYLDDPELLYNTSKVAIRHHKNSFRIIPFMVVASLKTNRNVEASEWATKLNNDSWANLKSLAYLNNDPLKFAESMKGDDLSPLFDQELNSDYDKLYLSAQKTNDDRLWLDAAFFKALAGDKDGIIDMLNSMNDKRAFSEPVAKLYLDVGDYTSAAVYLSEAISRYPSKLGLLVMRGDLAFTTRDLDTAVAIYNEVLQKDPKFSWLPYYNLAVIYQKQNLLDNCINILETSLEYYPDKADLYLFLIEMLAYTERNQEAKDLINKYSDDTEVALINLKWYPSLESPKRRTAKLWDLYNKDQKKESIAEYLAWNSLQLGDIKDAQLALDISQKRLGIKWWTQFYYGVSYVLEGDFEQAIEHLSASVKLQENFYNVMTLAKVLQLNEQWNQAFSYLNKALDIAEADNKDKSILSRIHLSLGEYYINQVDTNKAKLELALAIELDKTNIKASMLYDQLK, from the coding sequence ATGAAGAAAAGCTTAAAAACTATTTTGTTTCTTGTTATCGGTATCATGCTAATTGCTGGTTCTGCCCTCACGGTAGCCTACTTTATCAGCAAGAACAAAGTGAAGAGTCCTAGTTTTCTTGTTCAAATTCAAGGAATTGACAGTTTAATGGGACAAGGTTTTTTTGCTAAAGCAAAGGATCAGCTACCTGAGCTGTTTAAAGCAGCCAAGAATGATAAAGAATGGGAGCGGATTTTGAAGCGCACCTATTATATAGGTTCTTATTTAGATGATCCTGAGCTTTTATACAATACTAGCAAAGTAGCAATTCGCCATCACAAAAATTCTTTTCGAATTATCCCATTTATGGTAGTCGCTTCCTTAAAGACTAATAGAAATGTGGAAGCTTCTGAGTGGGCTACAAAACTCAATAATGACTCTTGGGCCAACTTAAAGAGTCTGGCTTATCTTAATAATGATCCCCTTAAGTTTGCAGAATCCATGAAAGGAGACGATTTGTCTCCTTTATTTGATCAAGAACTAAACTCTGATTATGACAAGCTTTATTTATCTGCCCAGAAAACAAATGATGATAGATTATGGTTGGACGCAGCCTTCTTTAAGGCTCTTGCCGGGGATAAAGACGGCATTATTGATATGCTTAATAGTATGAATGATAAGAGGGCCTTTTCTGAACCTGTAGCCAAACTTTATTTGGATGTAGGAGACTATACCAGCGCTGCTGTATATTTGTCTGAAGCCATATCAAGATATCCCAGTAAGCTTGGCTTACTAGTAATGCGTGGGGATTTGGCCTTTACCACTCGAGACCTGGATACAGCTGTAGCTATTTATAATGAGGTCCTACAGAAGGATCCTAAGTTCTCTTGGTTACCTTATTATAACCTCGCTGTCATCTATCAAAAACAAAATCTATTGGACAACTGTATTAACATCTTAGAAACAAGTTTAGAATATTACCCTGATAAAGCTGATCTTTATTTGTTTTTGATTGAGATGTTAGCTTACACAGAACGAAATCAAGAAGCAAAAGACTTGATAAATAAATATTCTGACGATACAGAAGTCGCTCTTATAAATTTGAAATGGTATCCTTCTTTAGAATCTCCAAAACGTAGAACAGCTAAATTGTGGGATTTGTATAATAAAGATCAGAAAAAAGAAAGTATAGCTGAATATCTTGCATGGAATTCTCTTCAGCTTGGTGATATAAAAGATGCCCAATTGGCACTAGATATTTCCCAGAAGAGATTAGGAATAAAATGGTGGACCCAGTTTTATTATGGTGTTTCTTATGTTTTAGAAGGGGATTTTGAACAGGCTATAGAGCACTTAAGTGCATCTGTTAAACTTCAGGAAAACTTTTACAATGTAATGACCTTAGCAAAGGTGCTTCAGTTAAATGAACAATGGAATCAAGCTTTTTCTTACCTAAATAAAGCTTTAGATATAGCTGAAGCTGATAATAAGGATAAATCAATCCTATCCCGAATTCACCTTTCATTAGGTGAGTATTATATTAATCAAGTAGACACAAATAAGGCAAAATTAGAACTTGCACTGGCCATAGAATTGGACAAGACCAATATAAAAGCCTCCATGCTTTATGACCAGCTTAAATAG
- the nusB gene encoding transcription antitermination factor NusB, producing MGARRKAREIAFQALYSWEMNDLDKASILSFDWMNEDEHSKLSEDIKAFAKLLIAGVIDNIEEVDKGISKHLKNWDINRINRVDLAILRLSAYSLIYQKEIPHKVVIDEAINISKKYSAGEAFKFVNGVLDNLHKEIVG from the coding sequence ATGGGAGCTCGTCGCAAAGCGAGAGAGATAGCCTTTCAAGCTTTATACAGCTGGGAAATGAATGATTTAGATAAGGCTTCGATATTAAGTTTTGATTGGATGAATGAAGACGAGCATAGTAAGCTTTCTGAAGATATAAAAGCTTTTGCCAAATTATTAATTGCTGGTGTTATTGATAATATTGAAGAAGTCGATAAGGGAATATCCAAGCACTTAAAAAACTGGGATATTAATAGAATTAACAGGGTAGATTTAGCTATACTTAGACTATCAGCATATAGTTTGATCTATCAAAAAGAGATCCCCCATAAAGTTGTCATTGATGAGGCAATTAATATTTCTAAGAAATACAGTGCTGGTGAAGCGTTCAAGTTTGTAAATGGAGTGTTAGACAATCTTCATAAGGAGATTGTTGGCTAA
- a CDS encoding peptidylprolyl isomerase, with the protein MKKILVITMLCLASVVFAQDNPLVAKVKLTESVDITKAEYENQANYLAKVRNAPLDNKAKKDLLDLMIAEVLINQAATRDGIVVTDGDILKEIRKQVDQNLSDDKLKQAVTQKFKVSWDEYVKIARKTLVQKIYLEQKKGSEYLTVPEPSSEEINNFYQTNATQFVNPEMVRANHIFWDTRGKSQEEKAAMLKEATQVQKDIANGKYNFYKMVQQYTQDNNSRSRGGDMGYIARNDKRVLQTLGSVFFQKLFTMKVGELSQVMESNVGYHIVQLNEHLSQRFLKLTDPISPVDKTTVQQYIRAQMMNQQGQYQLQKAVNELVNEIKKDPNTKITIYEENL; encoded by the coding sequence ATGAAGAAAATTCTTGTTATAACAATGCTCTGTTTGGCCTCAGTTGTCTTCGCACAGGACAATCCGCTAGTCGCTAAAGTTAAATTAACGGAGTCCGTTGATATCACAAAAGCAGAGTATGAAAATCAAGCTAACTACTTGGCAAAAGTACGAAATGCTCCCTTGGATAATAAGGCCAAGAAGGATCTCTTGGATCTTATGATAGCAGAAGTACTGATAAATCAAGCTGCCACACGTGATGGAATAGTAGTGACCGATGGGGATATTCTTAAGGAAATACGTAAACAGGTTGATCAAAATTTAAGTGATGACAAGTTAAAACAGGCTGTAACTCAAAAGTTTAAGGTCTCATGGGATGAATATGTGAAGATTGCCCGTAAAACTCTTGTTCAAAAGATTTATTTAGAACAGAAGAAAGGTTCTGAATACTTAACAGTCCCCGAACCCAGTTCTGAGGAAATAAATAATTTTTATCAGACTAATGCGACCCAATTCGTTAATCCGGAGATGGTTAGAGCTAACCATATTTTTTGGGATACTAGGGGTAAGTCTCAAGAAGAAAAAGCGGCAATGTTAAAAGAAGCTACCCAGGTTCAAAAAGATATTGCCAATGGCAAATATAACTTTTACAAGATGGTTCAACAGTATACCCAGGATAATAACTCTAGATCTCGTGGTGGGGACATGGGTTACATCGCTCGAAATGACAAACGTGTACTACAAACCTTAGGTAGTGTCTTCTTTCAGAAGTTATTTACCATGAAAGTTGGTGAATTGTCTCAGGTAATGGAATCAAATGTTGGTTACCATATTGTTCAGCTTAATGAACATTTAAGCCAAAGATTTTTGAAGTTAACAGATCCTATTTCTCCTGTAGATAAAACTACAGTCCAACAATATATACGCGCTCAAATGATGAATCAGCAAGGACAATATCAATTACAGAAAGCTGTAAATGAGTTGGTAAATGAAATTAAAAAAGATCCAAATACAAAGATTACTATTTATGAGGAGAATTTATAG